One part of the Marmota flaviventris isolate mMarFla1 chromosome 4, mMarFla1.hap1, whole genome shotgun sequence genome encodes these proteins:
- the Alox5 gene encoding polyunsaturated fatty acid 5-lipoxygenase isoform X2 has translation MSQRVLGVISELLDTSLQYAKLARDDQIHILKQHRRKELETRQKQYRWMEWNPGFPLSIDARCHKDLPRDIQFDSEKGVDFVLNYSKAMENLFINRFMHMFQSSWSDFADFEKIFVKISNTISERVMKHWQEDLMFGYQFLNGCNPVLIRRCSELPVKLPVTTEMVECSLERQLSLEQEVQQGNIFIVDYELLDGIDANKTDPCTHQFLAAPICLLYKNLANKIVPIAIQLNQTPGEENPIFLPSDAKYDWLLAKIWVRSSDFHVHQTITHLLRTHLISEVFGIAMYRQLPAVHPIFKLLVAHVRFTIAINTKAREQLICEYGLFDKANATGGGGHVQMVQKALKDLTYASLCFPAAIKARGMESTEDIPYYFYRDDGLLVWDAIQTFTSEVVNIYYESDQVVEEDQELQDFVKDVYMYGMRGKKASGFPKSIKTREKLSEYLTVVIFTASAQHAAVNFGQYDWCSWIPNAPPTMRAPPPTAKGVVSIEQIVDTLPDRGRSCWHLGAVWALSQFQENELFLGMYPEEHFIEKPVKEAMARFRKNLEAIVSVIAERNKNKKLPYYYLSPDRIPNSVAI, from the exons ATGGATGGAGTGGAACCCTGGCTTCCCCTTGAGTATCGACGCCAGATGCCATAAGGATCTGCCCCGGGATATCCAATTTGATAGTGAGAAAGGAGTGGACTTTGTCCTGAACTACTCCAAAGC AATGGAGAATTTGTTCATCAACCGTTTCATGCACATGTTCCAGTCATCCTGGAGTGACTTTGCTGACTTCGAGAAAATCTTTGTCAAGATCAGCAACACTATTTCTG AACGGGTCATGAAACACTGGCAAGAAGACCTCATGTTTGGCTACCAGTTTCTAAATGGATGCAACCCTGTGCTCATCAGGCGCTGCTCGGAGCTGCCTGTGAAGCTCCCAGTGACCACAGAGATGGTGGAGTGCAGCTTAGAGCGGCAGCTCAGCTTGGAGCAGGAGGTGCAG CAAGGGAACATTTTCATTGTGGACTATGAGCTGCTGGATGGAATTGATGCCAACAAAACTGACCCCTGCACACACCAGTTCCTGGCTGCGCCCATCTGCCTGCTGTATAAGAACCTGGCCAACAAGATTGTCCCCATTGCCATCCAG CTCAACCAAACCCCAGGAGAGGAGAATCCTATTTTTCTCCCTTCGGATGCCAAATATGACTGGCTTTTAGCCAAAATCTGGGTGCGTTCCAGTGACTTCCATGTCCACCAGACCATCACTCACCTTCTGCGCACACACCTGATATCTGAGGTTTTTGGTATCGCCATGTATCGCCAGCTGCCTGCTGTGCACCCCATTTTCAAG CTGTTGGTGGCACATGTGAGGTTCACCATCGCCATCAACACCAAGGCCCGCGAACAGCTCATCTGCGAGTATGGCCTTTTTGACAAG GCCAATGCCACCGGAGGTGGCGGGCACGTGCAGATGGTACAGAAGGCCTTGAAGGACCTGACCTATGCTTCCCTGTGCTTTCCTGCGGCCATCAAAGCCCGGGGCATGGAGAGCACTGAAGACATTCCCTACTACTTCTACCGAGATGATGGGCTGCTGGTGTGGGATGCCATTCAGAC GTTCACATCCGAAGTGGTGAACATCTACTATGAGAGTGACCAGGTTGTAGAAGAGGACCAGGAGCTTCAGGACTTCGTGAAGGATGTTTACATGTATGGCATGCGGGGCAAGAAGGCTTCAG GCTTCCCCAAGTCAATCAAGACCCGGGAGAAGCTGTCTGAGTACCTGACTGTAGTGATCTTTACGGCCTCAGCCCAGCACGCAGCGGTGAACTTTGGCCAG TACGACTGGTGTTCCTGGATCCCCAATGCTCCCCCAACCATGCGTGCCCCACCGCCCACAGCCAAGGGAGTGGTGAGCATAGAACAGATTGTGGATACTCTGCCGGACCGTGGCCGCTCTTGCTGGCATCTGGGTGCAGTGTGGGCGCTGAGCCAGTTTCAGGAGAATGAG CTGTTCCTAGGCATGTACCCAGAAGAGCACTTCATTGAGAAGCCTGTGAAGGAGGCTATGGCCCGATTCCGCAAGAACCTGGAGGCCATTGTCAGCGTCATTGCTGAGCGCAACAAGAACAAAAAGCTGCCCTATTACTACTTGTCCCCAGACCGGATACCAAACAGTGTGGCCATCTGA